A part of Arachis hypogaea cultivar Tifrunner chromosome 12, arahy.Tifrunner.gnm2.J5K5, whole genome shotgun sequence genomic DNA contains:
- the LOC140176908 gene encoding uncharacterized protein — protein MRTIVWNCRGLGRPLTIHTLKGICKSHSLEIVFISETKNQSRQVEAKLRVCGYENWHIVNPAGVAGGLVLAWKDSISVQIISSGEFFVAAEIKEVGSSEVWAFIGVHLSCSEQIRSLQFEELITMSQHMEGKVVIAGDFNAITSQAEKEGGGQKSATTIATFTNFIDSNELVDIRMVGHPFTWTNRRQGEDLVKEMLDRYLVGMEWKLKFPIAVVHRLTESGSDHAPILMETEPQSWHSKRRFKYQERWC, from the coding sequence ATGAGAACTATAGTTtggaattgtcggggtttggggagacccctgacaatTCACACCTTAAAAGGGATCTGTAAATCCCACTCCCTCGAGATTGTGTTTATAAGTGAAACAAAGAACCAATCTCGACAGGTGGAAGCAAAACTTCGGGTATGCGGCTACGAAAACTGGCATATTGTTAACCCGGCAGGAGTGGCAGGAGGACTTGTGCTAGCTTGGAAGGACAGCATCAGTGTTCAAATTATTAGCAGTGGAGAATTTTTTGTGGCAGCCGAAATTAAGGAAGTCGGAAGCAGTGAGGTATGGGCGTTCATTGGTGTCCATTTGAGTTGTTCAGAACAAATTCGATCCTTACAGTTTGAGGAGCTTATAACAATGAGCCAACACATGGAAGGAAAAGTGGTAATAGCAGGCGATTTTAATGCTATAACAAGCCAAGCGGAAAAGGAGGGTGGAGGCCAAAAATCAGCAACCACCATTGCAACATTCACTAATTTTATTGACAGTAACGAATTGGTGGATATTAGAATGGTGGGGCACCCTTTCACGTGGACAAATCGAAGACAAGGAGAGGATTTGGTGAAGGAGATGCTTGACCGCTATTTAGTTGGGATGGAATGGAAGTTGAAGTTTCCGATTGCAGTGGTGCACAGGCTCACAGAGTCAGGCTCGGATCATGCTCCAATTTTGATGGAAACCGAACCTCAATCCTGGCATAGTAAAAGACGGTTTAAATACCAAGAACGTTGGTGTTGA
- the LOC112730716 gene encoding uncharacterized protein At4g02000-like: protein MVETTRDEDRIEEDNLKGGRNVILLEEADISKGYMGNPEGFSVSDKGDNSFRFFFNKEVDVLRVDRGSPWLFKDYVLHVKRWKEDQICDEEIISNFPVWVQFWGLAESFKTLEVGRKLGENLGTVLEVGKFQMRGRDTRIVKAKINIDATRQVRDQLIVAGPNKNEVEVALRYERLGKFCTYCAKLGHEVKNCHDLLKDTESEMVKEDDIGEWVKASQVGT from the exons ATGGTTGAGACAACGAGGGATGAAGATCGGATCGAGGAAGACAACCTGAAAGGAGGTAGGAATGTGATTCTACTGGAAGAGGCAGACATATCAAAAG GCTATATGGGAAACCCGGAAGGATTTAGCGTGAGTGACAAAGGGGATAATTCCTTCCgattcttttttaataaagaagtgGATGTCTTGCGTGTTGATCGTGGTTCTCCATGGCTATTCAAAGATTATGTGCTCCATGTCAAGAGATGGAAGGAAGATCAGATCTGTGATGAAGAGATTATTTCCAATTTTCCAGTTTGGGTTCAATTTTGGGGTTTGGCAGAATCGTTTAAAACCCTCGAAGTTGGACGTAAATTAGGAGAGAATCTGGGCACAGTGTTGGAGGTAGGTAAATTTCAGATGCGAGGCAGAGATACTAGGATTGTGAAAGCCAAAATCAATATCGATGCTACCAGGCAAGTGAGAGATCAGTTAATAGTGGCAGGACCTAATAAAAATGAGGTAGAAGTGGCACTGCGCTATGAGAGACTTGGAAAGTTTTGTACCTATTGCGCAAAATTGGGGCACGAGGTGAAAAACTGCCATGATCTGCTGAAGGACACAGAGAGTGAGATGGTAAAAGAGGATGACATTGGTGAATGGGTTAAAGCTAGCCAAGTGGGAACGTGA